ATATATGATGTGGGAATTGGAGATGATTTGCCAGTTATATTGTATAAGAGTTTATTGCATTAGTTGTAGGACATCTGTTATTCTACTTAATATCTGATTTTGGTCAGAATAGGCACAGAGATACAGTCTCTGATTCCAGGGCCATGTCAAAACTTTTCATATATGATCTGGGAATTGGGGCTTTTGTTATCTTTAAAATGATGTCACAAGCATTTTAACTCACTTGACATAACTGTAAATTGTAATCAAAATTATTGAGCTTTTACACCTTCCCTTCCGTTAGGACAGTTACTTAAATACATGTTGCTGATTGCTGCTAGTGTTCATCTTATTATGACCTCTATTGATTGGATTCCGCGAATTTAGAATTGAAGAGGTGATTAGCAATTTAGTAGTATTCGCTGGAAACTCTATGGGTACTGATTTTGCTTGTGCCATTCATTCCACTATTTCAGTAATTTTACCGAGGCTTGGAATCTGAGATTATGAGGCCTGGGATCTGAGATTATGACTTGTTtagatgatttttgaatttgatcaTGTTAAATGTTTttcatcaatattttggatcatgtTCATTTTTTTTCTGTCATTCCGATGATGGATCATAGAACGATCAAATCCAAAAATTATCTAAACAAACTATCATAAACTGTAGAAACTTCATACATTTAATTGAGACTCTGCTCTTGCATTTTTTTAATATCTAAACAATTTCTGGAGCAATTTCTGGAGCAGTTTTCATTCCTGCTATAGATCATTCCATTTTTAATGTTTTAGGAGTACAGTATTTCACATTTAGCTGAGAAGCTAGTCAGTTCATGGAATCATTCTTAGATCTTGATGGATATTGAAAAATATGAACTTCTGCCCATAGATTTTCAATGGCCATACTAGTCATTTTGTGATAATATTATAGCCAAGTTTGATATGATTCTGGTATAAAATtacatttaaataaacaaaattatctAAAAACTAGTAGCCTCTATTTTTTAGGACTGTAGATTTGAGCAGTGGAAAAGATGGGGGCTAGAAATTGTTCCCtagattttttttcatttaatatttgtttattCATGTGAATTGAATATGTTAAAtaacaaaatgaaaaatgaatgaGACCACTAGTGTTCTTAAATTTCTGAGCTTAAACTTTTAAGTCTGAAATAAACTACAAAATTCATAGAACCTGCTTTAAAATaatcttaaaaaattaaaaaatctcagCAGCATGAAACCCCACCCTAAGGTTGGAAACTTTTAACACTAGCTTGATGAGAAACAATGAAAGGTGAGGGGGGGCTTCAGAATTTATTTTTAAGGAGATAGAGGTTTGATAAATTTTAAGACATCTCTTTCTCCTTATTTTTGGCTATTTTCGAACAAAATGTAGACTCTCCTTATTTTGAGGAGTGAACCTTGGTTTTCTTTGCATGTGGGGTACCCTGCCTGTACCTGGGGCAAATTGGGCCCTTTCTAACGAGTACCTGGTCCAGGATTCGAACCCTGTTCGACCCATATATAGGTATGGGCGTGCTGGAGTGAGAACCTGGTAAAGGTAGCTTTGCTGTATTGAGGCTTGCAAAATGTTAAACTGGACCAACGACAATTCGACATGCTTTTGTCAAACCATGGGTAGTAAATTTCCCGTTttttaaaaaatgatgcaaaacaaTATAATAATTTGTTATCATAATTAATTTTGAGATCATTTTAAATCTGATTCGAGAAATATTGTGCAGACAGGGATGGCAAGTGCGCAACAGACGTTGTCTGGTCAAGCATTTGGTGCAAAGAAATTTAACCTTCTTGGGGTTTACCTGCAGCAATCTTTTATAGTAATGAATGCAACTGCGCTTCTATTCAGTTTAGTGTATATTTTTGCAACACCTCTTTTAAAGTTGCTGGGGCAATCAGACCAGGTGGCTGACCTGACTGGACAGTTTGCCCTTTGGTCCCTTCCTCAACTATTTGCATATGCAAACTATTTTCCTATTCAGAAGTTCTTCCAATCACAACGAAAAGTCATCGTCCAGGCTGCGATCTGTGCAGGTGCATTGGCTTGTCATCTTTTCTTGAATTGGTTGCTAATCACTAAACTTGGGTTTGGACTTCTTGCGTTGGCAATGGCCTTGAATGCATCCTGGTGGTTAGTAGTTATAGGACAGCTTTTATATGTTGTGATTGGACCATTCCCAGACACATGGACTGGGTTCTCAGTTGATATCTTCCACGACGTTTGGAGCTTTTTAAAGCTTACAGCTTCATCCGCTGTGATGGCAAGGTCTGTATATAATTGCTTTCAAATTAGCTCAGATATTTCCTTAGAACTCTACACATTTCAAAGATTTCTTATGAGTATAATGGCTTTTATATTTTGCAATTGATGCAGTGTTGAGCTCTGGTACTATAGAGTTTTGGCTATTTTAGCTGGAATCCTGAAAAATCCAGCAATCgcagtggattcattttctatatGGTATTACAGAATCTCACACTTTTGTCCCTGTTGCGTTCAATTTGGAATCACAAAATCACCTCCATCTTTTTCTAGCTTTTCCCTAATATTGTTAAGATTGAAACTTGTTTACATCAAGTGCTGCATTGGGCTGATATCTATACTTGTGCAGTTTAAGTGTATATGAATTACTCATGATGTTCAATAGCCGTGCTGCAACAAGGTTTGTGAAATTACAAATTTACCAACATTTTGACAGTCAATTCTTTATCTTTCATCTCCAAATGAACACTTTACACCCTGCCTGTGAATTTGCAGTGTCATAATATCACATGAATTAGGAGCTGGGCGTCCAAAACGTACGCTATTTGCTGCCTATGTTTGTCTAGGCATAGCGATGACTTTTGGGACTATATTTTTCACTTGCATTATCATAGCTAGACATGATATAGCATCCATCTTCACCAGCAATGCCATTGTTGGTCACATGGTGTATGAGTTGTCAATATTACTCGCATTTACACTGCTTATCAATAGTGCTCAACCAGTTTTTTCAGGTAATTCGCCGTGGATATTCTTCCTTGTTTCATGATGGTGAATACTTTTAATGTACATTGAGTTCCAAAATAAAATAACCTTAAGGTCTTAGAAAGAAGCATCTATCAATGCATTGCAAAACCATACATCAACATTAATGCATTTGTTTACCTTTTGCTATgctattgaattttgaaattcctATTTGTTGTGTAGCCAGTTGGATTATTGTTTCCATAAAATTCTTGCATCTGCCATCTGGATGAAGATTGTGCTCTTTTACTCTTGGGTCAGCCCTAGGGTGCATTGATTACTTTTGTTTCTGTTTTTACAGTTTGTGTACCACTTGCAACTTAATTAGTTCCATATCTAATCTGCAAAGGAAGATATCTTCTAATTTCAATAATGTTTTGTTATCCAGGAGTAGCAGTTGGTGCAGGATGGCAACGTTATGCGGCTATAGTGAACATAGTTTGCTATTATTTTATTGGTGTTCCTATTAGTGCTCTTCTTGCGTTCAAGTGCAATCTCCAAGTGAAGGTTAGTTTCTGtgtgagaaaagaaaaaaagagaaaaaaaaattctgCTATAGATTTTACTAATTCATTTGTGCTGACACCACATTGATGCAATCCCATGTTTCAATTTTATCTCAGGGAATTTGGATTGGACTTCTGGTTGGGACTTCATCACAGATAGTGATACTTGCATTTAGCATTTACAGGACAGACTGGGCTAAACAGGTAATTAATATATGCAAATTCGAAGCTAAGGTTATGAGGGTTGCTTATTATTGGGTATATGTATAACATACTTATTTATCTCATTGAAAAATATGTAGAGGCTAATTCTTTGAAAAATCGTTTCAAAGTATTAGGAAAATCTCGTCTGTGCTCTAAATGAATTATGCCTTACCTTCTTTCTAatttgatgtaaatgcattaataATAGCCTGTAAATCTACTAGTAATAACTAATGAAAATGCTCCTTAAAAGAAAGTGGGTTTTACATTTTGATTGAGTTGATAGTTCTAAAGTTCAGAGCTCACAGCGAGCTGACTTTTTCAAGTGTTACTCTTATCATTTATTTCTTGCttacatattattatttttatttcttgtttaAATGCTAATATAACAATGTGAGTACTGTGTAGATATAGGTACCTGGTGGATGCTGGCTGTTGATTAGGTCAATTCCAATAGTTGTCATGGGGTTTTAGAAGGACATTTTGATGATTATGGAGGCCCTCTCCTTGTTGATTAAGGTTAGACCACGGTAAAAAGTGGAATTTATCCACAGAATCTCTTTTTGTAGGCAATTTCTGACAGAATGTAATAAGTGAAAATGCAATCCATCGACGAACTTCACGTCAATGTGTAATAAATTGGAATATATGAGGATTATATTTGAAGGTAATTATCTGACCTGCAACGAGAAACTCATCCGTAACTTATTAAGTGGAATTTGATCAATTCATCATAACCACATTCTGCATTTTAATTCCAAAATGATGCTATTAAAGATTTTCTGACTTAATAGACTTACTAGTGTTATCTCACCTAAGTTCTAAAATTCATTTCTTAGCACGGGCTAAATGATAATTTTCAGTCTTAATGACTTAATAGTGTTATCTCACCTTAGTTCTAAAATTCATTTCTTGTCACTGGCTAAATGATAattaattagccgataggctttgTTTTAAGTGGACTTACCTGTCCACAACTTCCCGTTGTACCTGTCTCACGCCTGAAAACAGGCTTAGTCCATCGTTTAACAGTCTTCGGGTGAATGGCAAAATATAAACGGCCTGAAAATAGGTTAATTTCCAGAAAAACAGTAATTGCACACGTCTTAACAAATCGGTATGGCACACTTGCGTGGTCGGTGCGAAGGAGAAAATGCCGAAAATGGTGGAAATTTAACTTTGCGGTTCAACTATAAAAAAATACCAGAGGAGAAGAGAGTCCAAGCTCTTTGAAACAACTCTTCGCTCCTTCAATTGCAGAAATGGCCTCCTTTTCATTTGCAGAAGCACCACCCATGACAATTGGATTTTCAGTGATAATAGTAATTTTTTGGTGGGCTATTGCTAATACATCAACTTCTCAATTTCGTGTAGGTTATATTGCACAAACAGAGATTTTCCAAAGCACACCACCTTCTTTTAGAATACATGCATGTTGATTAATGGCTGCAAAATCTACACTTGCAGCTGACCTCATTAGAAAGGCTGGTCGAAACATACGAGGAGAAATATGTAAGAAAATTAAGAAGTGGCAGGAACCACCTCCTGCAAAATAGCATAAGCTTCTACTAGGTCCAGATTATGTACCCATAAAGAAGTGAGGTGGGCACAAGCTGCGTGAATTGAAAAAAAGGTATATGGTAGCAAGCTTTGAGCAGTCAAGTTTTTGCAGACTATAAATATTGGTGTAAAATGAGAATTATTAATTATGATTACATCCTAGATATGCTGTAACAGACATCCTAAAGCTTGCAAATGGGATGCAATTTGGATCTGAAGATATACACGAGGAATATGTATTAGcttctcttttatttccttaatCTACAATCAGTTTAAATGGCTAAAAGCGTTGATGATTTATATCATTTAAAGGGATGGTAGGAACGTACCCTTGAAACGACTTCGAACTGGTGGCATGCCCTTATCAGTGAAGCTCTTTGATTTAAAACTTTTTCTGTTTTCTTATGATTTTGCATTCTGTATGGTTTTTATTGCTTAGTTTTTAAATGCCCGTTTGAAACTTCTTTATTGACATGATTTGACTTTGGGATTTTATAGTGTCATTTCAAGTCCCCGGATGGAGGATTTGTGAATGCACATTTTATGCTTTACCGGAAAAATCTATAATTCGTTAGCCAACAAATGGATCCCAGTTGAATGGGTTCTATGAATTACCAAATGTATGCCTCTTAAAGCAAGTACAATTTCTCATCTTTAGTCTATGAAAAATGAGATCTAAGAACCAGTGCGCTTAGATGTGTCTCACCAAATATAGATTTGTAGGAATGTACTTGGTAAGAGTCAAAGAACACAAGCTTTATCCATAATCTAAGTTTGTAGAGATTCGATCCTTTGCCTGATATTCAATTTTCCACAACAATCTCAAAATGATTGGCCTGTTCAAAAAGAAAGAGAGATTGTCACTTCTCATAATAAGAGTAGAACATATATGTCTTTGGTTCTTTTATCATCTGCAAAAGCCAAATATGTTAAAAGAGGCTTCAAAAGCTTGTTAGCCTTCGTCATATTAAAATCATGCTTTTCTAAAATTCTATGTTTAATTATTTGCTTATTCTTACTAGAGCAAAGCCATATAAATTCATATAGAGTCATTTCTTTATAGTGTGGTTGATAGACTTTTCCTCCTTGTAGGAATTGATGAGTGCATTttaaataatttgaagatgatcCCTGTGACAAGTTgcacttttaatttttaattcactCCTATTGATTAAATGTATGCTAATGAATAAAGTTCTCATGTAACGGGGATGTTGAGGAGATTCCCCTTGCCCAACATAGCATTAACTCACCTTTCCATTCAACTTTTGTTGCTTGAAATCAGTGCTTGACTACCCTTTATGCTTATGGAAGAAATTAGTTCATTTTTTAATAGCTACAAGCTATTTAATTCCATTTTTTCTTGTTAGCAATTCGTCCATTAATGAGCTAGGGGCTTCACCTACCATATAGAAATAATAGTTTGTAAAAAAGAACTGTATTTTTACTATTCAAAAGATAGGATGGATGTCCCTTTTAGCTTCTATGCTCCATTATTCTTATTCTAAAAAAAGTAGTATAGTTATTCTTACATCTGATTGATTTAGTGTTAGGAGTTGTTGGCATTTATGTTGCTTCTAAATACCATTTTGAAAGTGGAATtgtaaaaaatctatatacttggcATTCATGGTTGGGCCTTGCCACTATTTGCTTGTTTGCTATACAAGTAACTCCGTTTCCTTTGAAGTGCCCATGATAATTAAGCCTGCCGTAGAGCCAACATATTTCCTTAGTTACACAAATAAATGATAGCTTTGGTTGTTGGAGAAGCTTAGCTTCCTTGATAGCTTAGGGTTAAATATAGACATGGTTTTGAAGCCATG
This genomic stretch from Cryptomeria japonica chromosome 8, Sugi_1.0, whole genome shotgun sequence harbors:
- the LOC131052978 gene encoding protein DETOXIFICATION 33 isoform X1 is translated as MEKSPTTPLLEPSDLQGCQQEVPCPEDIPLVVPSDLEECQQEVPSLEDYVPTSFWEIWKESKKVLSLIAPVGFNRVSTYALGIVTQAYAGKLGTVELAAVSMATITIGGISFGLMTGMASAQQTLSGQAFGAKKFNLLGVYLQQSFIVMNATALLFSLVYIFATPLLKLLGQSDQVADLTGQFALWSLPQLFAYANYFPIQKFFQSQRKVIVQAAICAGALACHLFLNWLLITKLGFGLLALAMALNASWWLVVIGQLLYVVIGPFPDTWTGFSVDIFHDVWSFLKLTASSAVMASVELWYYRVLAILAGILKNPAIAVDSFSICLSVYELLMMFNSRAATSVIISHELGAGRPKRTLFAAYVCLGIAMTFGTIFFTCIIIARHDIASIFTSNAIVGHMVYELSILLAFTLLINSAQPVFSGVAVGAGWQRYAAIVNIVCYYFIGVPISALLAFKCNLQVKGIWIGLLVGTSSQIVILAFSIYRTDWAKQI
- the LOC131052978 gene encoding protein DETOXIFICATION 33 isoform X2, yielding MEKSPTTPLLEPSDLQGCQQEVPCPEDIPLVVPSDLEECQQEVPSLEDYVPTSFWEIWKESKKVLSLIAPVGFNRVSTYALGIVTQAYAGKLGTVELAAVSMATITIGGISFGLMTGMASAQQTLSGQAFGAKKFNLLGVYLQQSFIVMNATALLFSLVYIFATPLLKLLGQSDQVADLTGQFALWSLPQLFAYANYFPIQKFFQSQRKVIVQAAICAGALACHLFLNWLLITKLGFGLLALAMALNASWWLVVIGQLLYVVIGPFPDTWTGFSVDIFHDVWSFLKLTASSAVMASVELWYYRVLAILAGILKNPAIAVDSFSICLSVYELLMMFNSRAATSVIISHELGAGRPKRTLFAAYVCLGIAMTFGTIFFTCIIIARHDIASIFTSNAIVGHMVYELSILLAFTLLINSAQPVFSGVAVGAGWQRYAAIVNIVCYYFIGVPISALLAFKCNLQVKGIWIGLLVGTSSQIVILAFSIYRTDWAKQE